The Pungitius pungitius chromosome 4, fPunPun2.1, whole genome shotgun sequence nucleotide sequence tttttcattaaacTAGTGTTAAAATCAACATTTGTCTCAAAATTGATACAAAAAATAGCATTTCATTCTTGGCTCAATACTATTTTTAATCATTCCTGAACTTTGAAAGGCTAATGCTAACATAGAGACGAATCGATTGAGTTTCAATGTcaagaaatgtataaataaatatctatTCTCTAATTAGCGGTTATCAGTCCACCTCCTTCACTCCCTGCCCATAAGCGGGTCTGTAAAACTACCATAATCTTTCAGTACTTTTGCCAAAAGAACATAGCTTACCTTTACTGAAGTAATCCTCAGTATCAGGAGTGGTGGAGTCATCTTTGCTCTCTAGTGGCTGCTGCTGATGGGCACTTCTGGTAGCacctgatgtcacttcctcctcttcttcctgttctTCATATCCTACTCTCCTTGCATCGCTGATTAGGTAAGGATGCGATGTCCTCATTTTAGCACCAGGCACTTTGACTGGACTAGCCCAGGGCCCTGAGTCTGAGTGGGATAATCCAGCATATTCATACGCTGGGGGCGGAGGGTGGTTGGACCGTATGCCTCCTCTGGAACATGCAGCCCTTGTGGACTCTTTAACctgctcgtcctcttcctcctcatcgtcttcatcatcatcgtcatcgtccTGGGAGAACGAGCGCTCCCCCAAAACCCTAAACTCAGGGTGTGCATGAGCTGAGTGCGTGAGCCCTCTGAATTCTGTGTGCGAGtggatatgtgtgtgtagatccACAGGCGAAGGATGGGGAGCCCGTGGCACGGGCCGATGCAGGGGCGAGACGTCCGAAGCAATTTCTGATGATTGATCCATCCGTGTTCTGAAGGCCGTCATAGCCCAGAAGGTTCCAGGTCCGTACCGGTCTTTTCTGAGTAGCAGGCTTTCATAGGATGGAGGCCCATCGGGGTGGCGGCCAGGGGGAGGTGGTTGCGTGTGTTCAGGCGAGGCCATATGGTCAAGTGCTGGGGGTCTGGGTGGTGGTCTGCGGGGAGGGAGAGGCCTTGTGTTGATCGGTGGCGGAGCCAACGTGGCACCACTAGGAGGACATTTAGGTCTTGTTGCAGTCTCTGTTCCACTTGAAGTTTCCTGCTCTGCTTTAGTAGCACTATTTCTTGATCTGCTAATAGGATGAAGCTGCACTGAACGAAGAGCGGATGGAGTTATTACCAACAGATTGGGGCTCGGAATCGTCAGTGCAGAGTGTGTACTTGGCGGTGGGTGTGTATTTGATGACTCGGGGACCGACAGTTTGGTTCCAGTAGCTATTACATTTCCAACTCTGTGTTTGCTGTGGTGAAGCGTGTGCATGTGGTGCGTTCGGTGGGATAGCGTGTTTCTGACATAACCACCGTGAAGAACATTGAGATCAAGTTGAGACGGTGGAGGTGGGAAGTCTGGGTCTCTCTTATAGCCAGAGGAAATGCAAGGTACATCCCTGGGGAAGTGCTGCAGGGAAGAGAGAGACGACTTCCTCTCGGGCACTTTGGGCTTTCTCTTGCCAGTTGAGGGAGACACTGGTCCTGGGAAGAACGCTGCCGAGGATGAGGGCAAGgttgatgttggagtctctgattggctggagtAGCCACTTGATGGAGAGGCCAGGCCGGCCAGCTTCTCAGGTGACCCAAGTTTGAAATCTCCAGGTGGGAGAGGTGGACTAGTTGCCCTGGTCTCTGGAACCTGAGCAAGTGCCTGGGTTTGGGCTTCTGTCGAAGAGGACGAGCTGTCTGGTGACTTGATACAGTCCATGACAGTAGTGCCTGTGGCTGTGCTTGAGTTGGACATGGTTGTGTACTCACCATTGTTGGACTTTAGCTCAGTGTTGTGAAGCCACAGGTCTGCATAGTCAGATTGCACAGCACCTTCATCCTTAAATGAGTGTGTATCCGCTGAGCTGAAGGACATGGGCTCTACTATGTCTACAGTTTCACTGAGTCCCCTGCTCCAAGTTCCCATCGGCTCTGCCACCAAACAAGATGTCTGTAACGGTTCTGGAGCACCTCCAAGCTCAAGCTCTAGTTCCAGCTTCATATCTGTGGAAGACAAGGTACGGTCTTGTTCACTAACCATCTTTGGTGGATCCAgatctgcgtgtgtgtctgttccaACATCAATACCGCTGCAGGCATCCTTCAGCGAGGAGGTCCGTTTAGGTGGGGGAGgtttgactttttgttttctcagtGGACGACATGTCCTCCCCAGAGTCATAGCACCAGCTCTGAAGACAGTTAAGGGCTGGGGATAAACTCCATTGAATTGTGGTGCTGCCACAGTGTTGGATTGGCCACAGTCCGGCCCTGGGTCTGCATAGTTGTACATGTATCCTCTGTAACTCTGACTACACTCCCCATAATTCAGAGAAGAGGAGTAGAAACCCTCTGTATCAGAAGGGTAGTGAGAGACAGGCTGTTTTTCGGTGTTGCTGGTTTTGTCACTAAAACAGGTTTGGTCTTGTAGGCCTTGTTTGGAGCTGTACTCTTGCGCTAACCCGTGTCTCCGGCTCATATTCTGGGTTTGGTCGGGGTCTTGGTCTGGATCAATCTGGTCCTGGTCTGCAGGGTATGTCCACTCCCCTTCACTGGCTGTGCTAACCCCTGCATCGTCCAGTTGGTCTGTGACTGACGATGTGAACGAGCTTGACCTGTGGCCCTGGCCCTGGGGTCTGAGGTCTGAGTGGTATGAGGTATCCAGGGAGAATCCTTCATCAATGGCGTTGGGCACAGTGTTGAGCGATAGCTCTGAGTCGCAGTGGGATGAGCCTGTAAGTGGTGGAGAAGAAGGTGGGGGGATGGTTTCAGATGTCTGCGAGGGGCAGGTGGAGCTGGAACCACTCCAGTTTCCGCTTGACGACTGGTGGTCCTCCTTGTGGTCCACATGGCTGCCTAAGGCTCCTGTTGTGGACACCGAGTGAATGGGACTGCTGAAAGTATCTGAACTTGACGAAATCTCGCAGCTGCCCATGTCAGCCTTACGCGGTAAGCGAGAACGGCCCCTCTCCATCCAGCTGTGCTCTGGGCTCCCTCCTCCacaccctctgtctctctccccagACCGCTGCAACCTCTTTAGACTTCCAAGTTGCAGTGGCTCGGGAGCTGCCTGGTCATCTGTGCTCTCTTCTTcatccttcatcatcatcatcttcattctCGGACTTGGGCCAGGTGGAATAAAGTCTTCTGCTTCATATGGTGACATGTCCTCGTCTTCGTCGTCATCATCGTAGTTGTCATCGTCGTCCTCATCGCTGTCCATCAGACGTCCCCCCTCTCTAGGAAGGCTTCGAGAGCGCAAGCGTCCGCAGTGGGCTGCAGCACTGTTGTACGTGGAATCTAACTGGTCACCCAGGGAAGAAATGTTGCCCGTTGAATgggagagggaggcggggaTCCCCTGATGGCCACGCTGGGCTCTGATGCGCCTTCTAGAGGGAGCAGCTGTACCTACAGGGGGGAAGATAAAAGAGAAGGACGGGCGTATTTCTCAATGTCTTGCATGTGGACCATTAACCCAGTTCAGTGTTTCCAGTAGGTTTACAGCTTGGTGGGGGCGAATCGACCAACCGACCGCGATGAAGGGCgaggtgggggagggtgtgtgtgtgggggggggcagacgaaCACCAACATCGGGGCGGGGAAAAAAGTTAATATACACAAATTGAATTAATTGATGGAGTGGGTTTAAAGATGAAATGATTATTAACTACAATTTCTTTGAAAACCTTGCCAGCCGggtgaaaatgtatttacaatataaatattgttGCTGTGTCACCTCTTGTATTGCGCGAGTGGCTTTATTCTTAGCAACAGTGGTGATCTTGATGATGCACGCGCAATGCTTGTTCATAGTTGACACACATTGGACACACAGTATATATTAAGTTCCTAATGTCATTggcacccccccctccgccagGTTTCTCCTCAACCagtgtctcacactgtcacTGCCTGTAACTTTCTAATAGACTCTGAGACAGGTCCAGATATTTAGCAAGCTAGATATCTGTAATGTGTCCTGCGATGCAGCTGCTAACCTTTT carries:
- the nhsb gene encoding actin remodeling regulator NHS isoform X2 — its product is MPFAKRIAEPQLLCRHQIPNDEGLLFEDLCAISNVVLSRTLRQLSDLARHACSLFQELENDIISTNQRVWVLQNKIGQIQQTAGALDPKKEAVPVSNLDIESKLSLHYQAPWHQQHNVFHPCTRPPCLEELHRSAQLSLRALHRDGQQHHRSTSRERSRVTISISVAPPMPTFPSPHSIRRQQRSRLARAQERAERERELDYQPRKERHVREMEIQTLQRKERPGREADIKTIQRKTVPTGEGENGEVVGGHRAKASASIAPSTQDKQTNWSKENLPPSNQKSTSDSNSISSCIIPINVTGVGFDREASARCSLVHSQSVLQRRRKLRRRKTITGIPKRVQQDMDSDESPVARERTVIVHANPHQLSLCQEDLLISGHLHHTRDSGCQTDDFLIACTAAPSRRRIRAQRGHQGIPASLSHSTGNISSLGDQLDSTYNSAAAHCGRLRSRSLPREGGRLMDSDEDDDDNYDDDDEDEDMSPYEAEDFIPPGPSPRMKMMMMKDEEESTDDQAAPEPLQLGSLKRLQRSGERDRGCGGGSPEHSWMERGRSRLPRKADMGSCEISSSSDTFSSPIHSVSTTGALGSHVDHKEDHQSSSGNWSGSSSTCPSQTSETIPPPSSPPLTGSSHCDSELSLNTVPNAIDEGFSLDTSYHSDLRPQGQGHRSSSFTSSVTDQLDDAGVSTASEGEWTYPADQDQIDPDQDPDQTQNMSRRHGLAQEYSSKQGLQDQTCFSDKTSNTEKQPVSHYPSDTEGFYSSSLNYGECSQSYRGYMYNYADPGPDCGQSNTVAAPQFNGVYPQPLTVFRAGAMTLGRTCRPLRKQKVKPPPPKRTSSLKDACSGIDVGTDTHADLDPPKMVSEQDRTLSSTDMKLELELELGGAPEPLQTSCLVAEPMGTWSRGLSETVDIVEPMSFSSADTHSFKDEGAVQSDYADLWLHNTELKSNNGEYTTMSNSSTATGTTVMDCIKSPDSSSSSTEAQTQALAQVPETRATSPPLPPGDFKLGSPEKLAGLASPSSGYSSQSETPTSTLPSSSAAFFPGPVSPSTGKRKPKVPERKSSLSSLQHFPRDVPCISSGYKRDPDFPPPPSQLDLNVLHGGYVRNTLSHRTHHMHTLHHSKHRVGNVIATGTKLSVPESSNTHPPPSTHSALTIPSPNLLVITPSALRSVQLHPISRSRNSATKAEQETSSGTETATRPKCPPSGATLAPPPINTRPLPPRRPPPRPPALDHMASPEHTQPPPPGRHPDGPPSYESLLLRKDRYGPGTFWAMTAFRTRMDQSSEIASDVSPLHRPVPRAPHPSPVDLHTHIHSHTEFRGLTHSAHAHPEFRVLGERSFSQDDDDDDEDDEEEEDEQVKESTRAACSRGGIRSNHPPPPAYEYAGLSHSDSGPWASPVKVPGAKMRTSHPYLISDARRVGYEEQEEEEEVTSGATRSAHQQQPLESKDDSTTPDTEDYFSKDSTPSDNSLSPLMDDTKVDDDIIITSPNKTRTTEDLFAMIHRSKRKVLGRKDSGDLNAKSRLCAAVPVTPVSAVIIPPAPPLNIPAPIVPAAATQRAPVPIYRSAKKSSTSNEEFKLLLLKKGSRSDSSYRMSATEILKSPIAPKTPGDPLQEGAIRQAEELPFTLQEPHISGFDPIQIPGLFPRANSESFSAKTMPMSAASRQGRSRIPPVANSSRYSTRSRLYTAPMQAISEGETENSDGSPHDDRSS
- the nhsb gene encoding actin remodeling regulator NHS isoform X3, producing MPFAKRIAEPQLLCRHQIPNDEGLLFEDLCAISNVVLSRTLRQLSDLARHACSLFQELENDIISTNQRVWVLQNKIGQIQQTAGALDPKKEAVPVSNLDIESKLSLHYQAPWHQQHNVFHPCTRPPCLEELHRSAQLSLRALHRDGQQHHRSTSRERSRVTISISVAPPMPTFPSPHSIRRQQRSRLARAQERAERERELDYQPRKERHVREMEIQTLQRKERPGREADIKTIQRKTVPTGEGENGEVVGGHRAKASASIAPSTQDKQTNWSKENLPPSNQKSTSDSNSISSCIIPINVTDSDESPVARERTVIVHANPHQLSLCQEDLLISGHLHHTRDSGCQTDDFLIACTAAPSRRRIRAQRGHQGIPASLSHSTGNISSLGDQLDSTYNSAAAHCGRLRSRSLPREGGRLMDSDEDDDDNYDDDDEDEDMSPYEAEDFIPPGPSPRMKMMMMKDEEESTDDQAAPEPLQLGSLKRLQRSGERDRGCGGGSPEHSWMERGRSRLPRKADMGSCEISSSSDTFSSPIHSVSTTGALGSHVDHKEDHQSSSGNWSGSSSTCPSQTSETIPPPSSPPLTGSSHCDSELSLNTVPNAIDEGFSLDTSYHSDLRPQGQGHRSSSFTSSVTDQLDDAGVSTASEGEWTYPADQDQIDPDQDPDQTQNMSRRHGLAQEYSSKQGLQDQTCFSDKTSNTEKQPVSHYPSDTEGFYSSSLNYGECSQSYRGYMYNYADPGPDCGQSNTVAAPQFNGVYPQPLTVFRAGAMTLGRTCRPLRKQKVKPPPPKRTSSLKDACSGIDVGTDTHADLDPPKMVSEQDRTLSSTDMKLELELELGGAPEPLQTSCLVAEPMGTWSRGLSETVDIVEPMSFSSADTHSFKDEGAVQSDYADLWLHNTELKSNNGEYTTMSNSSTATGTTVMDCIKSPDSSSSSTEAQTQALAQVPETRATSPPLPPGDFKLGSPEKLAGLASPSSGYSSQSETPTSTLPSSSAAFFPGPVSPSTGKRKPKVPERKSSLSSLQHFPRDVPCISSGYKRDPDFPPPPSQLDLNVLHGGYVRNTLSHRTHHMHTLHHSKHRVGNVIATGTKLSVPESSNTHPPPSTHSALTIPSPNLLVITPSALRSVQLHPISRSRNSATKAEQETSSGTETATRPKCPPSGATLAPPPINTRPLPPRRPPPRPPALDHMASPEHTQPPPPGRHPDGPPSYESLLLRKDRYGPGTFWAMTAFRTRMDQSSEIASDVSPLHRPVPRAPHPSPVDLHTHIHSHTEFRGLTHSAHAHPEFRVLGERSFSQDDDDDDEDDEEEEDEQVKESTRAACSRGGIRSNHPPPPAYEYAGLSHSDSGPWASPVKVPGAKMRTSHPYLISDARRVGYEEQEEEEEVTSGATRSAHQQQPLESKDDSTTPDTEDYFSKGMSCATDSTPSDNSLSPLMDDTKVDDDIIITSPNKTRTTEDLFAMIHRSKRKVLGRKDSGDLNAKSRLCAAVPVTPVSAVIIPPAPPLNIPAPIVPAAATQRAPVPIYRSAKKSSTSNEEFKLLLLKKGSRSDSSYRMSATEILKSPIAPKTPGDPLQEGAIRQAEELPFTLQEPHISGFDPIQIPGLFPRANSESFSAKTMPMSAASRQGRSRIPPVANSSRYSTRSRLYTAPMQAISEGETENSDGSPHDDRSS
- the nhsb gene encoding actin remodeling regulator NHS isoform X1, which gives rise to MPFAKRIAEPQLLCRHQIPNDEGLLFEDLCAISNVVLSRTLRQLSDLARHACSLFQELENDIISTNQRVWVLQNKIGQIQQTAGALDPKKEAVPVSNLDIESKLSLHYQAPWHQQHNVFHPCTRPPCLEELHRSAQLSLRALHRDGQQHHRSTSRERSRVTISISVAPPMPTFPSPHSIRRQQRSRLARAQERAERERELDYQPRKERHVREMEIQTLQRKERPGREADIKTIQRKTVPTGEGENGEVVGGHRAKASASIAPSTQDKQTNWSKENLPPSNQKSTSDSNSISSCIIPINVTGVGFDREASARCSLVHSQSVLQRRRKLRRRKTITGIPKRVQQDMDSDESPVARERTVIVHANPHQLSLCQEDLLISGHLHHTRDSGCQTDDFLIACTAAPSRRRIRAQRGHQGIPASLSHSTGNISSLGDQLDSTYNSAAAHCGRLRSRSLPREGGRLMDSDEDDDDNYDDDDEDEDMSPYEAEDFIPPGPSPRMKMMMMKDEEESTDDQAAPEPLQLGSLKRLQRSGERDRGCGGGSPEHSWMERGRSRLPRKADMGSCEISSSSDTFSSPIHSVSTTGALGSHVDHKEDHQSSSGNWSGSSSTCPSQTSETIPPPSSPPLTGSSHCDSELSLNTVPNAIDEGFSLDTSYHSDLRPQGQGHRSSSFTSSVTDQLDDAGVSTASEGEWTYPADQDQIDPDQDPDQTQNMSRRHGLAQEYSSKQGLQDQTCFSDKTSNTEKQPVSHYPSDTEGFYSSSLNYGECSQSYRGYMYNYADPGPDCGQSNTVAAPQFNGVYPQPLTVFRAGAMTLGRTCRPLRKQKVKPPPPKRTSSLKDACSGIDVGTDTHADLDPPKMVSEQDRTLSSTDMKLELELELGGAPEPLQTSCLVAEPMGTWSRGLSETVDIVEPMSFSSADTHSFKDEGAVQSDYADLWLHNTELKSNNGEYTTMSNSSTATGTTVMDCIKSPDSSSSSTEAQTQALAQVPETRATSPPLPPGDFKLGSPEKLAGLASPSSGYSSQSETPTSTLPSSSAAFFPGPVSPSTGKRKPKVPERKSSLSSLQHFPRDVPCISSGYKRDPDFPPPPSQLDLNVLHGGYVRNTLSHRTHHMHTLHHSKHRVGNVIATGTKLSVPESSNTHPPPSTHSALTIPSPNLLVITPSALRSVQLHPISRSRNSATKAEQETSSGTETATRPKCPPSGATLAPPPINTRPLPPRRPPPRPPALDHMASPEHTQPPPPGRHPDGPPSYESLLLRKDRYGPGTFWAMTAFRTRMDQSSEIASDVSPLHRPVPRAPHPSPVDLHTHIHSHTEFRGLTHSAHAHPEFRVLGERSFSQDDDDDDEDDEEEEDEQVKESTRAACSRGGIRSNHPPPPAYEYAGLSHSDSGPWASPVKVPGAKMRTSHPYLISDARRVGYEEQEEEEEVTSGATRSAHQQQPLESKDDSTTPDTEDYFSKGMSCATDSTPSDNSLSPLMDDTKVDDDIIITSPNKTRTTEDLFAMIHRSKRKVLGRKDSGDLNAKSRLCAAVPVTPVSAVIIPPAPPLNIPAPIVPAAATQRAPVPIYRSAKKSSTSNEEFKLLLLKKGSRSDSSYRMSATEILKSPIAPKTPGDPLQEGAIRQAEELPFTLQEPHISGFDPIQIPGLFPRANSESFSAKTMPMSAASRQGRSRIPPVANSSRYSTRSRLYTAPMQAISEGETENSDGSPHDDRSS
- the nhsb gene encoding actin remodeling regulator NHS isoform X4 codes for the protein MPFAKRIAEPQLLCRHQIPNDEGLLFEDLCAISNVVLSRTLRQLSDLARHACSLFQELENDIISTNQRVWVLQNKIGQIQQTAGALDPKKEAVPVSNLDIESKLSLHYQAPWHQQHNVFHPCTRPPCLEELHRSAQLSLRALHRDGQQHHRSTSRERSRVTISISVAPPMPTFPSPHSIRRQQRSRLARAQERAERERELDYQPRKERHVREMEIQTLQRKERPGREADIKTIQRKTVPTGEGENGEVVGGHRAKASASIAPSTQDKQTNWSKENLPPSNQKSTSDSNSISSCIIPINVTGVGFDREASARCSLVHSQSVLQRRRKLRRRKTITGIPKRVQQDMGTAAPSRRRIRAQRGHQGIPASLSHSTGNISSLGDQLDSTYNSAAAHCGRLRSRSLPREGGRLMDSDEDDDDNYDDDDEDEDMSPYEAEDFIPPGPSPRMKMMMMKDEEESTDDQAAPEPLQLGSLKRLQRSGERDRGCGGGSPEHSWMERGRSRLPRKADMGSCEISSSSDTFSSPIHSVSTTGALGSHVDHKEDHQSSSGNWSGSSSTCPSQTSETIPPPSSPPLTGSSHCDSELSLNTVPNAIDEGFSLDTSYHSDLRPQGQGHRSSSFTSSVTDQLDDAGVSTASEGEWTYPADQDQIDPDQDPDQTQNMSRRHGLAQEYSSKQGLQDQTCFSDKTSNTEKQPVSHYPSDTEGFYSSSLNYGECSQSYRGYMYNYADPGPDCGQSNTVAAPQFNGVYPQPLTVFRAGAMTLGRTCRPLRKQKVKPPPPKRTSSLKDACSGIDVGTDTHADLDPPKMVSEQDRTLSSTDMKLELELELGGAPEPLQTSCLVAEPMGTWSRGLSETVDIVEPMSFSSADTHSFKDEGAVQSDYADLWLHNTELKSNNGEYTTMSNSSTATGTTVMDCIKSPDSSSSSTEAQTQALAQVPETRATSPPLPPGDFKLGSPEKLAGLASPSSGYSSQSETPTSTLPSSSAAFFPGPVSPSTGKRKPKVPERKSSLSSLQHFPRDVPCISSGYKRDPDFPPPPSQLDLNVLHGGYVRNTLSHRTHHMHTLHHSKHRVGNVIATGTKLSVPESSNTHPPPSTHSALTIPSPNLLVITPSALRSVQLHPISRSRNSATKAEQETSSGTETATRPKCPPSGATLAPPPINTRPLPPRRPPPRPPALDHMASPEHTQPPPPGRHPDGPPSYESLLLRKDRYGPGTFWAMTAFRTRMDQSSEIASDVSPLHRPVPRAPHPSPVDLHTHIHSHTEFRGLTHSAHAHPEFRVLGERSFSQDDDDDDEDDEEEEDEQVKESTRAACSRGGIRSNHPPPPAYEYAGLSHSDSGPWASPVKVPGAKMRTSHPYLISDARRVGYEEQEEEEEVTSGATRSAHQQQPLESKDDSTTPDTEDYFSKGMSCATDSTPSDNSLSPLMDDTKVDDDIIITSPNKTRTTEDLFAMIHRSKRKVLGRKDSGDLNAKSRLCAAVPVTPVSAVIIPPAPPLNIPAPIVPAAATQRAPVPIYRSAKKSSTSNEEFKLLLLKKGSRSDSSYRMSATEILKSPIAPKTPGDPLQEGAIRQAEELPFTLQEPHISGFDPIQIPGLFPRANSESFSAKTMPMSAASRQGRSRIPPVANSSRYSTRSRLYTAPMQAISEGETENSDGSPHDDRSS